Genomic window (Marinifilum sp. JC120):
GCGTGGCCCTTGAAACTTTTGCCAAAGGTTACGGCGGAGATGTGGGAGTTATGGTAGGATTCGATTTAAATGGAGCACAGCTTTCCGGCATCGGCATAACCACTATGAAAGAAACCCCCGGCATCGGGTCAAGAGTTGCCGGGCACGGCTTTACCAGCCAGTTCAAGGATCATCCTACTGCTGTAGAACTGACATCCAAAGGCGGAGACATTGAAGGGATTGCCGGGGCCACAATTTCATCAACTGCATCGGTTGAAGCGGTGAAGCAGGCTGTTACCATTTTTGAAAAGATAAGACCGCAGATTACGCAAGCATGGTCAAAGGGGTCGTAAGATGAGCAGATTATGGAAAGAATTTTCAAAAGGACTCTGGAAAGACCTGCCGCCGTTCAAAGTCGTACTCGGTCTCTGCCCAGTATTGGCAGTGACCAAGACAGCGGATAACGGCCTCGGCATGGGCTTGGCGGTTATCTTTGTGCTGACCATGTCCAACGTACTTGTATCCATTTTCCGTAAAATAATCCCGCCCAAAGTGCGTATTGCCTGCTTTATTGTTATCGCGGCCTCACTGGTTGTCTCAGTAGAACTGCTCATGCAGGCCTTTGCTTACCCGCTATACCAGCAGCTGGGCATCTTCGTTCCACTCATTGTGGTTAACTGCATCATCCTCGGACGGGCTGAAGCATTTGCCTCCAAAAATCCAGTTCTGCTTGCGGCTGCGGACGGACTGGGCATGGGCATCGGTTTTACAATCTCCCTGACCCTGCTCGGCGGACTGCGCGAACTGTTCGGTTACGGAACACTGTTCGGCAGCCAGATTATGCCCGCAAGCTACAAGCCTTTCAGCTTCATGGTCGAGGCTCCCGGCGCATTTGTCTGCCTCGGATTGCTGCTCTCAGCCATGAACATCTTCACCAGTTGGCAAGCCAGACGTAAAGGACAGGCTGTTCTTGATAACCCCAGCCACGAATGCAGGTCCTGCGGCATTTGCAGCCGTTAAAGGGAGTAAGCCATGAAAGAATATTTCCTGCTCTTCATCTCAGCCATATTCGTCAACAATATTGTGCTGGCCCAATATCTGGGCAACTGCCCGTTCATCGGCACTTCCAAGAAAATTTCAGTGGCTATAGGCATGGGCAGCGCAGTGGTATTTGTAGCCACCATGGCTGCATCAATTACATGGGCGGTACAGGAATACCTGCTCGATCCTTTGGGATTACAATATCTCCAGACCCTGACTTTTATCCTTGTCATTGCCTCGCTGGTCCAGTTTGTGGAGATGTTCCTGAAGAAGGCCGTGCCTCCGCTTTACAAATCGCTAGGTATATTCCTGCCGCTGATCACCACCAACTGCGCGGTGATGGGTATAGCTATCATCTGCCAGCGGGAAGAATTTACTTTCATCAAGACCGTAGCCTTCTCCTTTGCTTCCGGCATGGGCTTCATGCTGGCACTTATAGTGCTCTCGGCAATACGTGAAAGGATTGAAGTTTCAAGGACACCCAAATCCATGAAAGGCACGCCCATTGCGCTGGTCATGGCCGGGCTTATGTCACTGGCATTTTTCGCATTTAAAGGGATGATTTAAACTAAAAAGGGACTAAGTCCCTTTGGAATCCCTATTAGTTTAAATTACTTAATGAATAGGCGGGATATATATGGTTCTTTCATCACTATTCGTACTTATGGGACTGGGCTTCACTGCCGCTACCATTCTAGCTGTGGCCTCCAAGATCCTGTATGTTAAGGAAGACCCGCGTATTGCGCAGGTTGAGGACGTTCTGCCCGGAGTAAACTGCGGAGGCTGCGGCTACGCAGGATGCGCCGGAGCTGCTAATGCGGTGATTGATGGTAAATCAGGAGCCAATGTCTGCGTAATCGGCGGGATAGAAACCGCCAAGGCTGTTGGCGCGGTCATGGGCCTTGAAGTACTGGACATGGAACCGGAACTTGCTTTCAGAGACTGCACCGGAGGCGAACGGGCTGAAGAACTTTTCAATTACGAAGGAGCAGGCAACTGCCGCGCGCAAGCCCTGCTTTACAATGGAGCCAAAACCTGCCCTGAAGGTTGTCTCGGCCTTGGGACTTGCGTAGCGGTCTGTCCTTTTGATGCCATCCACATGGGACCGGACGGATTACCCATAGTGGACCCACTGGCCTGCCTTGCTTGCCGCAAATGTGTTGAAGCCTGTCCGCGCGGAGTACTTTCCATCGTCTCCATGAGCGCGAAACTGCTGCATGTGGAAGAAGTGAACGATTGCCTTGCCCCCTGCCAGCAAGAATGCCCGGCAAACATCAATATTCCCCGCTACATTGAAGCCGCCAACAATGGCGATTATGCCGGAGCGGTCAATATTATCCGTGAACGCAACCCGCTATTGCTGGTTTGCGGACGGGTCTGCCCGCGCCCCTGCGAACTGGTATGCCGCCGAACCCATGTGGATGAAGCAGTTGGCATCAACATGATCAAACGTTTTGTTGCTGACTGGGAAATGAAAAACAACCTGCGTCTGCCCATCCCCTGCGCCAAGGAGACCGGACGCAAAGTAGCAATCATCGGCGGCGGCCCATCCGGCCTTTCCTGCGCCTTTTTTCTGCGCCGCCTCGGACATAGCCCGACTATAATCGAAGCCATGCCGGATCTGGGCGGACAACTACGCTACGGTATCCCTGAGTACAGGCTGCCTAAAAATGATCTTGCCTGGGAAATTCAAGGTATCCTTGATCTTGGCGTAGAAGTGCGCACGGAACAAAGACTGGGTCCGGATTTCACCATAAACGACCTTGAAGAAGAAGGATTCGAAGCATTTTTCATGGGTATCGGAGCATGGGCCAGCGGAACCCTGCGTATTGACGGCGAAGACGCACAGGGAGTGCTTTCAGGAACTGAATTTCTTACTGCGGTAGGACTTGGGCAAACCCCGGCAATAGGTCCGAAAGTGATTGTTGTCGGCGGTGGTAACACAGCCATTGATGCTGCCCGGACAAGTATTCGTCTTGGCTGCGATGTCACCCTGCTCTATCGACGTACCCGCGATGAAATGCCCGCAAATAAAGAAGAAATTATAGCAGCTGCGGATGAGGGAATTAAGTTTGTTTTCCTGTCTGCTCCCACCAAAGTTATCATTGATGACAAAGGCAAGGCCACCCATTTGGAATGCACAAGAATGGAGCTTGGCGAACCTGATGAATCTGGACGCCGT
Coding sequences:
- a CDS encoding electron transport complex subunit E, encoding MSRLWKEFSKGLWKDLPPFKVVLGLCPVLAVTKTADNGLGMGLAVIFVLTMSNVLVSIFRKIIPPKVRIACFIVIAASLVVSVELLMQAFAYPLYQQLGIFVPLIVVNCIILGRAEAFASKNPVLLAAADGLGMGIGFTISLTLLGGLRELFGYGTLFGSQIMPASYKPFSFMVEAPGAFVCLGLLLSAMNIFTSWQARRKGQAVLDNPSHECRSCGICSR
- a CDS encoding RnfABCDGE type electron transport complex subunit G, which encodes MKEGLKMIAVLTLICAMFSVTLATLKEATQERIEEQVLTYVQGPAINEVLSGYDNSPVKDRKKFTIHGTETEITVFPALKDGKLLGVALETFAKGYGGDVGVMVGFDLNGAQLSGIGITTMKETPGIGSRVAGHGFTSQFKDHPTAVELTSKGGDIEGIAGATISSTASVEAVKQAVTIFEKIRPQITQAWSKGS
- a CDS encoding RnfABCDGE type electron transport complex subunit A, with the translated sequence MKEYFLLFISAIFVNNIVLAQYLGNCPFIGTSKKISVAIGMGSAVVFVATMAASITWAVQEYLLDPLGLQYLQTLTFILVIASLVQFVEMFLKKAVPPLYKSLGIFLPLITTNCAVMGIAIICQREEFTFIKTVAFSFASGMGFMLALIVLSAIRERIEVSRTPKSMKGTPIALVMAGLMSLAFFAFKGMI
- a CDS encoding electron transporter RnfB → MVLSSLFVLMGLGFTAATILAVASKILYVKEDPRIAQVEDVLPGVNCGGCGYAGCAGAANAVIDGKSGANVCVIGGIETAKAVGAVMGLEVLDMEPELAFRDCTGGERAEELFNYEGAGNCRAQALLYNGAKTCPEGCLGLGTCVAVCPFDAIHMGPDGLPIVDPLACLACRKCVEACPRGVLSIVSMSAKLLHVEEVNDCLAPCQQECPANINIPRYIEAANNGDYAGAVNIIRERNPLLLVCGRVCPRPCELVCRRTHVDEAVGINMIKRFVADWEMKNNLRLPIPCAKETGRKVAIIGGGPSGLSCAFFLRRLGHSPTIIEAMPDLGGQLRYGIPEYRLPKNDLAWEIQGILDLGVEVRTEQRLGPDFTINDLEEEGFEAFFMGIGAWASGTLRIDGEDAQGVLSGTEFLTAVGLGQTPAIGPKVIVVGGGNTAIDAARTSIRLGCDVTLLYRRTRDEMPANKEEIIAAADEGIKFVFLSAPTKVIIDDKGKATHLECTRMELGEPDESGRRRPVPVEGTEARYPVDTIISAIGQKPQLSCFYTKGEEQCSIGFTRWRTIDAHPETLQTSVPKVFAGGDAVSGPDLVISAVGAGRQAARSIHYLLTTDQIPMADNILRELIPYTLFKDVDGCKHKERSEMPHLCSGDDRTSTFKEIEGCLCEEELHHETSRCLRCGLTCYDRDIPLENIFTNRVGEKVE